Proteins encoded within one genomic window of Phototrophicus methaneseepsis:
- a CDS encoding aspartate kinase gives MGTLVMKFGGSTLGTPAALAQVLSIILHEEKQWDHLVVVVSALDGVTDMMLEAAQLAQIGSARGYRRIAATIRTRHLALVENLPLGNLESTALQADIDRLLFEMLDTCQQVSNTPSDTLSPEISDAVAGVGEKLSARIIAAMLRHNDVRSVAIDGTDIIVTDSTYGNANPIQDKTCERIEQNLMPMLSRKIVPVVTGFIGVTETGKATTMGRGGSDYTASILSLCVDAKEVWIWSDVDGMMSADPREIESARIIPELAYEEVSELAYFGARILHARMIKPLRDHSIALRIKNVYKPQHPGTHIHANADSSTNTIKAVTSIHGFIITTGRHEAVYELIEQVHQVLYQASGSHMDTMLVSQSSSHTMVCFVVPTSVGIEATGSLNQIVDDALASVEGEDWDVSPVRIVTAIGKNMDTHNEMTARIFQRLSDLRLLGVAQGPSGCSLSLVLLPNESKQALERIHELVLEH, from the coding sequence ATGGGCACCCTGGTGATGAAATTTGGCGGTTCCACTTTAGGGACTCCGGCGGCTCTCGCGCAGGTTCTGAGTATTATCCTGCATGAGGAAAAACAGTGGGACCATCTCGTCGTAGTGGTATCTGCACTTGATGGCGTGACAGATATGATGCTGGAAGCTGCACAGCTTGCACAGATCGGCAGTGCGCGCGGTTATCGCAGAATTGCCGCTACAATCCGCACCCGACATCTGGCACTTGTCGAGAACTTGCCCCTGGGTAATCTGGAAAGCACAGCACTTCAGGCGGATATTGATCGCTTGCTGTTTGAAATGCTGGATACCTGCCAGCAGGTTTCCAATACACCCAGCGATACGCTCTCGCCAGAAATTAGCGATGCCGTTGCAGGCGTTGGCGAAAAACTCTCTGCGCGCATCATCGCGGCAATGCTGCGCCATAATGATGTTAGAAGTGTCGCGATTGATGGCACAGACATCATTGTTACAGACAGCACCTATGGCAACGCCAATCCTATTCAAGATAAAACCTGTGAGCGCATCGAGCAAAACCTGATGCCGATGTTATCGCGCAAAATTGTCCCCGTTGTAACGGGTTTCATCGGCGTGACTGAAACCGGCAAAGCGACTACGATGGGTCGTGGCGGCAGCGATTACACAGCGTCTATCCTGAGCCTATGTGTGGACGCGAAAGAAGTCTGGATCTGGTCTGATGTTGATGGCATGATGTCTGCTGACCCGCGCGAAATCGAATCGGCCCGCATCATCCCGGAACTCGCTTATGAAGAAGTATCCGAGTTAGCTTATTTCGGTGCACGTATTTTGCATGCCCGAATGATTAAGCCACTGAGAGACCATAGTATCGCGCTGCGGATCAAAAACGTCTACAAACCCCAGCATCCCGGCACGCATATTCATGCAAATGCGGATAGCTCAACCAATACGATTAAGGCTGTGACCAGCATCCACGGCTTTATTATCACAACAGGCCGACATGAAGCGGTGTATGAGTTGATTGAGCAAGTACATCAGGTGTTGTATCAAGCCAGTGGCAGCCATATGGATACCATGCTGGTTTCGCAATCTTCATCACACACCATGGTCTGCTTCGTGGTACCCACCAGCGTAGGTATCGAAGCCACGGGCAGCCTGAACCAGATCGTTGACGACGCCTTGGCATCTGTCGAAGGTGAAGATTGGGATGTTTCGCCAGTGCGTATTGTGACCGCTATTGGCAAAAATATGGATACACACAATGAAATGACCGCGCGGATTTTCCAGCGTTTGAGCGATTTACGTTTATTGGGGGTCGCACAGGGCCCATCGGGATGCAGCCTTTCCCTGGTGCTCCTGCCCAATGAATCAAAACAAGCTCTGGAGCGCATCCACGAGCTTGTTCTGGAACACTAA
- a CDS encoding PSP1 domain-containing protein, producing the protein MVDMPAENVRQVVGVRFTKVGKLYHFDFSAHPDIKPGDFVIVETVRGRQMGQVMGFTDSEDGHDYRPIMRLATPRDLALRQEWESKQNEVLAKCQEKADELGGYEEAKFVAAQYNYDGSILTLLFTAEEKIDTNRLRRSLSKILPSQIDIRQVGPRDVAKLLGGYGACGIERCCSTFLTDFSPISIKMAKAQGISLNPSEITGMCGRLRCCLVYEYEQYVEARKKLPRKGKKTGTPYGEAKVIDVHPLRDAVTVWVQDMGRVMVEREDLVPLDELRALEKAAKSPCTKHGDGACDCGKPPGARRADQQNDSSD; encoded by the coding sequence ATGGTAGATATGCCTGCGGAAAATGTACGGCAGGTTGTTGGTGTTCGATTTACCAAAGTTGGTAAGCTGTATCACTTTGATTTTAGCGCTCATCCTGATATTAAACCCGGTGACTTCGTTATTGTTGAAACAGTGCGTGGTCGGCAGATGGGGCAGGTGATGGGCTTTACAGATAGTGAAGACGGCCATGATTACAGGCCGATTATGCGTTTAGCAACACCGCGAGACCTGGCGTTACGACAGGAATGGGAAAGTAAGCAGAACGAAGTTCTGGCAAAGTGCCAGGAAAAGGCGGATGAACTGGGCGGCTATGAAGAAGCCAAGTTCGTAGCCGCACAATACAACTATGATGGCTCGATCCTCACGTTGCTTTTTACCGCAGAAGAGAAGATCGATACCAACCGTTTACGGCGTTCTTTGAGTAAAATACTGCCGTCACAGATTGATATCCGCCAAGTGGGGCCGCGTGATGTGGCTAAATTGCTCGGTGGATATGGCGCTTGTGGTATCGAACGCTGTTGCAGCACCTTCTTGACGGACTTCAGCCCTATTTCCATTAAAATGGCAAAAGCACAGGGTATTTCGCTCAACCCATCGGAAATTACCGGTATGTGTGGGCGTTTACGCTGCTGTCTCGTCTATGAATATGAGCAATATGTTGAAGCACGTAAGAAGCTGCCACGTAAGGGCAAGAAGACAGGCACCCCCTATGGCGAAGCCAAGGTCATTGACGTGCATCCATTGCGCGATGCTGTGACCGTCTGGGTACAGGATATGGGCCGTGTCATGGTTGAGCGCGAAGATCTGGTGCCGCTGGATGAACTACGCGCCCTCGAAAAAGCAGCGAAGTCGCCGTGCACCAAGCATGGTGATGGGGCCTGCGACTGTGGTAAACCGCCTGGTGCTCGCCGTGCGGATCAGCAGAATGATTCATCGGACTAA
- a CDS encoding PIG-L deacetylase family protein: MTESKPRRVLGVFAHPDDAMFFCGATLALWAMDGVEVTIVVATSGDKGSPELEMTSETLVEIREAEETAAAKVLGAKEVVFLRYKDGELYPTLELRRDIVRMIRMKQPDTVVTLDPTVFWRGTRSINHPDHRAIGEATLAAVFPTARDRLNFPEHERDEGLFAHKALTVYIAGPAESTHAVDVTRSIDTQILSLREHKSQINDMEAMAKRIKERALDPRAPEEYPRYVEHFRVIQLQG; the protein is encoded by the coding sequence ATGACAGAGAGTAAACCACGCCGTGTACTTGGCGTTTTTGCGCATCCTGATGATGCCATGTTTTTTTGTGGTGCGACGCTCGCATTATGGGCAATGGATGGTGTAGAGGTCACGATTGTTGTTGCGACAAGCGGCGATAAAGGCAGCCCTGAACTAGAAATGACTTCAGAAACATTGGTGGAAATCCGCGAAGCTGAGGAAACAGCCGCAGCGAAGGTCCTGGGGGCGAAGGAAGTGGTTTTCCTGCGTTATAAAGATGGCGAATTGTACCCTACGCTGGAACTCCGGCGTGATATTGTGCGGATGATCCGCATGAAGCAGCCCGATACAGTCGTCACACTCGATCCAACTGTCTTCTGGCGGGGGACGCGCAGCATCAACCACCCTGATCACCGTGCTATTGGCGAGGCGACCCTTGCAGCTGTGTTCCCAACTGCGCGTGATCGCTTGAACTTCCCTGAGCACGAGCGTGATGAAGGGCTTTTTGCCCATAAGGCTCTCACGGTCTATATTGCTGGCCCTGCGGAATCGACACACGCTGTTGATGTGACGCGCTCCATCGACACACAAATCCTCTCGCTGCGGGAACACAAAAGCCAGATTAACGATATGGAAGCCATGGCTAAACGCATTAAAGAACGTGCGCTGGATCCACGTGCGCCTGAAGAATATCCGCGTTATGTAGAGCACTTCCGCGTGATACAATTACAGGGTTAA
- a CDS encoding M20 metallopeptidase family protein, giving the protein MMATNDFEAQAVAMRDQLVARRREFHMHPEISFEEVWTAGVVADALRDLGLEVQTGMAQTGVVAVLEGEKDGPTILVRSDMDALPVLEANDVPYASKIEGKMHACGHDGHMSVILGTAELLQARRQELAGRVKFVFQPAEEVGQGAMRMVEEGALQDPKPDYAIGLHLWNELPVGAIGLDSGTVMAAVSNFDVEIKGVGGHGGIPQETVDPVVCASHIVTALQTIVSRNVSPLDTVVISVTMVKAGSAHNVIPSRASLHGTLRTFTVETRDKVVERMHTLCESVAAGFDCTAHVNVEHHTKPVINDEKLVERARQSFDALKLPGWHYVTTRTMAGEDFSEFAQDCPGLFFFVGSANAERGLNYPHHHERFDIDEASLPTAVALLSAAVFDLLKDGPSNGK; this is encoded by the coding sequence ATGATGGCAACGAACGATTTTGAAGCCCAGGCTGTAGCCATGCGCGATCAGCTTGTTGCACGACGGCGGGAATTCCACATGCATCCGGAAATCTCATTTGAAGAAGTGTGGACAGCCGGCGTTGTTGCAGATGCGCTGCGTGACCTGGGATTAGAAGTACAAACAGGCATGGCCCAGACAGGGGTTGTAGCCGTATTAGAAGGTGAAAAAGACGGTCCCACCATCCTTGTACGCTCTGATATGGATGCTTTGCCTGTGCTAGAAGCGAATGATGTGCCCTATGCGTCCAAAATAGAGGGCAAAATGCACGCTTGTGGCCATGATGGTCACATGAGCGTTATTCTGGGTACAGCAGAATTGCTCCAGGCTCGGCGGCAAGAATTGGCCGGACGTGTGAAGTTCGTCTTCCAACCTGCTGAGGAAGTGGGGCAGGGTGCCATGAGAATGGTCGAGGAGGGCGCTTTGCAGGACCCTAAGCCTGATTATGCCATTGGGTTGCATCTATGGAATGAATTACCTGTTGGCGCTATTGGGCTGGATAGTGGTACTGTGATGGCTGCTGTCTCGAATTTTGATGTGGAAATTAAAGGCGTTGGCGGTCACGGTGGTATCCCGCAGGAGACAGTTGACCCGGTTGTTTGTGCATCACACATTGTCACGGCCCTACAAACGATTGTGAGCCGCAACGTGTCGCCGCTGGATACCGTTGTAATCTCGGTGACCATGGTCAAGGCGGGCAGCGCGCATAACGTGATCCCGTCGCGGGCATCTTTGCATGGCACCCTGCGTACCTTCACCGTTGAAACGCGGGATAAGGTCGTGGAGCGGATGCATACGCTGTGTGAAAGCGTTGCGGCTGGCTTTGACTGTACAGCTCATGTCAATGTGGAGCACCATACCAAGCCTGTCATCAATGACGAGAAGCTCGTTGAACGGGCTCGGCAATCCTTCGATGCTTTGAAGTTGCCGGGATGGCATTACGTCACGACGCGGACGATGGCGGGTGAGGACTTTAGCGAGTTCGCTCAGGATTGCCCTGGCTTGTTTTTCTTTGTGGGGTCCGCGAATGCAGAACGCGGCCTGAACTATCCACATCATCATGAGCGATTTGATATTGATGAAGCCTCATTACCGACAGCTGTTGCGCTGTTGTCTGCGGCTGTGTTCGATTTGTTGAAGGATGGACCATCCAATGGCAAGTAA
- a CDS encoding adenylosuccinate synthase has translation MPMTIIIGAQWGDEGKGRFVDWLSQEANIVARFSGGDNAGHTVALGDEVYKLHLIPSGILHENIIAIMGNGMVINPLSLLAEMDRLRSQGVHITPDNLYISNRAHIVTPAHIALDRLNEMERGEGAIGTTLKGIGPTYLDKTGRGGLRMGQMVDVERFAEDLQAHLQEKNEILAQAGQPLVDVEETIQKFVDAAHQIRPYIKDTVHYLDERLRQGARVVCEGAQGTLLDVDHGSYPFVTSSNPTAGGAITGLGVGPTRVDRVLGVAKSFSTRVGGGPMPTELDGEIADRLRGTGSQFWDEYGTTTGRARRCGWLDAVTLRYAVAINGFTELALTKLDILSGLDELKIAVAYEIDGERYEFAPSTIEEYAKATPIYETLPGWSEDVSGARQPSDLPQAALDYIARISELCQVPVFAVSVGPEREQLVQF, from the coding sequence ATGCCGATGACAATTATTATCGGCGCGCAGTGGGGTGACGAAGGCAAGGGACGGTTCGTAGACTGGTTGTCCCAAGAAGCCAATATCGTAGCGCGTTTTAGTGGTGGTGATAATGCTGGGCATACAGTCGCGCTTGGTGATGAAGTTTATAAGCTCCATCTGATTCCTTCCGGTATCTTGCATGAAAATATCATCGCCATTATGGGGAATGGTATGGTGATCAATCCTTTGAGCCTGTTGGCTGAAATGGATCGTTTGCGTTCCCAGGGAGTTCACATCACGCCGGATAACCTCTACATCAGCAACCGCGCCCATATTGTGACGCCCGCGCATATTGCTCTGGACCGTCTTAATGAGATGGAGCGTGGTGAGGGCGCAATAGGTACCACCCTCAAAGGCATTGGCCCCACGTACCTGGATAAGACCGGGCGAGGGGGGCTGCGCATGGGGCAAATGGTGGATGTTGAGCGCTTCGCTGAAGATTTGCAAGCGCACCTCCAGGAGAAGAATGAGATCCTAGCCCAGGCGGGGCAGCCCCTTGTTGATGTTGAAGAGACGATCCAGAAGTTCGTTGACGCAGCACATCAAATCCGGCCTTATATTAAAGATACGGTGCATTATCTGGATGAACGCTTACGCCAGGGTGCCCGTGTTGTGTGTGAAGGTGCCCAGGGCACGCTCCTGGATGTTGATCATGGGAGTTACCCTTTTGTGACCAGTTCGAACCCGACGGCTGGTGGTGCCATTACAGGCCTTGGTGTTGGTCCTACGCGCGTGGATCGTGTGTTAGGCGTTGCCAAGTCATTCAGTACACGCGTTGGGGGTGGCCCCATGCCCACTGAACTGGATGGCGAAATTGCGGATCGCCTGCGTGGTACGGGTAGCCAGTTCTGGGATGAGTATGGCACGACAACAGGCCGCGCACGTCGCTGTGGCTGGCTTGATGCGGTCACACTGCGCTATGCCGTTGCGATTAATGGGTTCACGGAATTGGCCCTGACAAAGCTCGATATTTTGAGCGGCCTGGATGAGTTAAAGATCGCTGTGGCTTATGAGATTGATGGGGAGCGTTATGAATTTGCGCCCAGTACAATCGAAGAATATGCGAAGGCAACGCCGATCTATGAAACGCTGCCCGGTTGGTCGGAAGATGTCTCTGGTGCGCGGCAACCATCGGATTTGCCGCAGGCCGCCCTTGATTATATTGCGCGCATCAGTGAATTATGTCAGGTGCCTGTTTTTGCTGTGAGCGTTGGCCCTGAACGTGAGCAACTGGTACAGTTTTAA